The Chitinophagales bacterium genome has a segment encoding these proteins:
- the dnaX gene encoding DNA polymerase III subunit gamma/tau, with protein MSDYIVSARKYRPSTFFEVVGQEQVSETLKKALNSGKLAQSFLFCGPRGVGKTTCARILAKAINCENPTPEKEPCNQCNSCMSFAQNASFNMFELDAASNNSVDDIRILVDQVRFPPQSGKYKVYIIDEVHMLSSGAFNAFLKTLEEPPSYAIFILATTEKHKIIPTILSRCQIFDFKRISNEDIVKQLEHIATQENITTESSALHIIAEKADGGMRDALSLFDKIVSFAGDKVSYQDVISNLNILDYDYYFNIINYLIAEDNTATLIAFNEIIKNGFDGEIFINGLANHCRNLLLCKDEATLALLEVGEDLKLKYQEQAQIIPETFLLNALNILNQCDVEYKTAKNKRLLVEMALLKLCFLNQQIEQTLSLLLGEKKN; from the coding sequence ATGAGTGATTACATTGTTTCGGCACGAAAATACAGACCAAGTACTTTTTTTGAAGTAGTTGGTCAAGAGCAAGTTTCTGAAACTTTAAAAAAAGCACTTAATTCTGGCAAGTTAGCACAGTCATTTTTGTTTTGCGGACCAAGAGGTGTTGGAAAAACTACTTGTGCTAGAATTTTAGCCAAAGCCATTAACTGCGAAAATCCTACACCAGAAAAAGAACCTTGTAACCAATGTAATTCTTGTATGTCATTTGCACAAAATGCATCATTCAATATGTTTGAACTAGATGCTGCATCAAACAATAGCGTTGACGATATTAGAATTTTGGTAGACCAAGTCCGATTTCCACCTCAAAGTGGTAAATATAAAGTCTATATTATAGATGAGGTACATATGTTGTCATCTGGTGCGTTTAATGCTTTTTTAAAAACACTTGAAGAACCACCAAGCTATGCCATTTTTATTTTGGCAACTACCGAAAAACACAAAATTATTCCTACAATTTTGTCTCGTTGTCAAATTTTCGACTTTAAACGCATTAGCAACGAAGACATTGTAAAACAACTCGAACATATTGCCACACAAGAAAATATTACTACAGAATCATCTGCATTACATATCATAGCAGAAAAAGCAGATGGTGGAATGCGTGATGCTTTGTCTTTGTTTGATAAAATTGTAAGTTTTGCAGGCGATAAAGTTTCCTATCAAGATGTAATATCTAATTTAAATATATTAGATTACGATTACTATTTTAATATCATCAATTATTTAATTGCAGAAGATAATACAGCTACGCTAATTGCTTTCAATGAAATTATAAAAAACGGATTTGATGGCGAAATTTTCATTAATGGTTTAGCCAATCATTGTAGAAATTTATTGTTGTGTAAAGATGAAGCAACATTAGCTTTGTTAGAAGTTGGCGAAGACTTAAAACTAAAATATCAAGAGCAAGCACAAATCATTCCAGAAACATTTTTATTAAATGCACTCAATATTCTTAATCAATGTGATGTAGAATATAAAACTGCAAAAAACAAAAGGTTATTAGTAGAAATGGCTTTGCTCAAATTATGCTTTTTAAATCAGCAGATAGAGCAAACCTTATCATTGTTGCTTGGCGAAAAAAAAAACTAA
- the mraZ gene encoding division/cell wall cluster transcriptional repressor MraZ, giving the protein MATYTGQYQVKVDNKGRLRLPSDLLKQLEDQNKKFVINKGLEKCLRLYPINQWNAITEEMNKLSYFKTKEREFLRFFYQMATQTETDSNDRILIPKRLMEKTNITNEVVILAFHDVIEIWDSNTYYDTIQEPDDFSDMADEIWSKLKND; this is encoded by the coding sequence ATGGCAACTTATACAGGTCAATATCAAGTCAAAGTAGATAACAAAGGCAGATTGCGTTTGCCTAGCGATTTATTGAAACAACTAGAAGACCAAAACAAAAAATTTGTCATTAACAAAGGACTGGAAAAATGTCTGCGACTATATCCAATCAATCAGTGGAATGCTATTACCGAAGAAATGAACAAGCTCTCTTATTTCAAAACTAAAGAAAGAGAGTTCCTCAGATTTTTCTATCAAATGGCTACACAAACAGAAACGGATAGCAACGACAGAATCTTAATTCCAAAACGATTAATGGAAAAAACCAATATTACTAACGAGGTAGTCATACTCGCTTTTCATGATGTAATTGAAATTTGGGATAGTAATACTTACTATGATACCATTCAAGAACCAGATGATTTTAGCGATATGGCCGATGAAATATGGAGCAAGCTAAAAAATGACTAG
- the rsmH gene encoding 16S rRNA (cytosine(1402)-N(4))-methyltransferase RsmH, translating into MTSTYHQPVMLHECIDALNIIPNGIYIDVTFGGGGHSKEILKALGKDGKLFAFDTDTDAQANTIIDDRFQLIQSNYRNLKRYLKFYNVNSINGILADFGISSYQIDEPSRGFSIRFDAALDMRMNQSQDLSAHQIINHYQLEDLIRIFKIYGEIPNAKQLANKIIEERNIQLIDTTAQLVNIATSVHKGKLPKYLAQVFQAIRIEVNDEIQAIHEFLEQAAELLTTDGRLVILTYHSLEDRPVKNYFKFGVFEGQPQKDVFGNYNHTLKVINKKPIVATEAELKENPRARSAKLRIAEKI; encoded by the coding sequence ATGACTAGTACTTATCATCAACCAGTAATGCTACATGAATGTATAGATGCATTAAATATTATTCCAAATGGAATTTATATTGATGTTACTTTTGGTGGAGGCGGTCACTCTAAAGAGATATTAAAAGCACTAGGTAAAGATGGTAAACTATTTGCTTTCGATACAGATACAGATGCTCAAGCAAACACTATTATCGATGATAGATTTCAATTGATTCAAAGTAATTATAGAAACTTAAAAAGATATTTGAAGTTTTATAATGTTAATAGCATAAATGGAATATTAGCAGATTTTGGTATTTCTTCATATCAAATTGATGAGCCAAGTAGAGGTTTTTCTATTCGATTTGACGCAGCACTCGATATGAGAATGAATCAATCTCAAGACTTGTCTGCACATCAAATCATCAATCACTATCAGTTAGAAGATTTAATTAGAATATTTAAAATCTATGGCGAAATACCTAATGCAAAACAATTAGCTAATAAAATTATAGAAGAAAGAAATATTCAATTAATAGATACTACTGCTCAACTAGTAAATATTGCTACAAGTGTACATAAAGGAAAACTGCCAAAATATTTAGCACAAGTTTTTCAAGCAATAAGAATAGAAGTTAACGACGAAATTCAAGCAATACACGAATTCTTAGAACAAGCAGCAGAATTACTAACTACAGATGGACGATTAGTCATTCTAACTTATCACTCTTTAGAAGACAGACCAGTTAAAAACTATTTTAAGTTTGGCGTATTTGAAGGACAACCACAAAAAGATGTGTTCGGAAATTATAATCACACACTTAAAGTCATTAACAAAAAACCAATAGTTGCAACAGAAGCAGAGTTGAAAGAAAATCCAAGAGCTAGAAGTGCAAAACTAAGAATTGCAGAAAAAATATAA
- a CDS encoding transpeptidase family protein produces MNIKTNILLRVYFIGLICAVFGIAIIFKVYSIQSYKGHYWKNLADSLSTKIFDIEAERGNIYSADDKLLATTIPYFELRCDFASTAMTDEIFDKNVDSLAYYMAKYFGKKTESQYRNELYTARKLGKRWHLIYRNADYMLLNKVKTWPLFREGKYKGGLIVIEDPKRKMPFGMLAHRTIGYVRDNAQDIGLESTYNQYLAGTNGKILKQRIAGGEWIPIKKTGQIEPKNGYDIVTTLDIQLQDIAENTLADALKSTNADLGCAVIMEVKTGAIKAMANLGKTTEGNYTEKYNYAVGLSNEPGSVFKTAAYLALFDDGKIDLEDSINTNYARAVFNNNVLTDDGHNTQYTFLKPAKALAISSNVAIAKWLHYNYKDNKKKFYTKLSQFGLTDKTHIEIEGEPQPFIRNPEEWSFMSLPWMAHGYEVKFTPLQILTFYNAIANKGTRMQPYLVQSITENNKTIESFSPKSNKTKICSEKAANYATQILLAVVEDSKGTGRKIRTPFYRIAGKTGTAKMSFDNKGYTNKNLSTFVGFFPADNPLYSCIVTIAGVEGEHTSGGAIAAPVFKTIADKIITSNIKNNKAINKDTLYAYVNPPIFSANKFDALQIIGFFNNTSPQVNNNWNFIDVKFNNKNSTNVIAVQDEDKKVPNVKGMLIDDALSLLENKGLRVVFTGKGKVFNQSLSAGLPIIKNNLILLELK; encoded by the coding sequence ATGAATATTAAAACAAACATATTATTGCGTGTATACTTTATCGGACTTATCTGTGCGGTATTTGGTATTGCTATAATATTTAAAGTATATAGTATTCAATCATATAAAGGCCATTATTGGAAAAATTTAGCCGATTCATTATCTACTAAAATCTTTGATATAGAAGCAGAAAGAGGAAATATTTATTCTGCCGATGATAAATTACTAGCTACTACAATTCCTTATTTCGAGTTGCGTTGCGATTTTGCTTCTACGGCAATGACAGATGAAATCTTCGATAAAAATGTTGATTCTCTAGCGTATTACATGGCAAAATATTTCGGAAAAAAAACGGAGAGTCAATATAGAAATGAATTATATACTGCGAGAAAATTAGGCAAAAGATGGCATCTAATTTATAGAAATGCAGATTATATGTTGCTTAATAAAGTGAAAACTTGGCCACTTTTTAGAGAAGGAAAATACAAAGGAGGTTTAATCGTTATCGAAGATCCTAAACGAAAAATGCCTTTTGGTATGTTAGCACATCGTACCATTGGTTATGTGCGAGATAACGCTCAAGATATTGGACTAGAATCTACTTATAACCAATATTTGGCTGGAACAAATGGTAAAATTCTTAAACAAAGAATTGCTGGTGGCGAGTGGATTCCTATTAAAAAAACAGGTCAAATCGAACCTAAAAATGGCTACGATATTGTTACTACTTTAGATATTCAGTTGCAAGATATTGCTGAAAACACATTAGCAGATGCACTTAAAAGTACTAATGCAGATTTAGGTTGTGCTGTTATTATGGAAGTAAAAACTGGTGCTATTAAAGCAATGGCAAATCTCGGAAAAACTACAGAAGGCAACTATACAGAAAAATATAATTACGCAGTAGGATTGAGCAACGAACCAGGTTCTGTCTTTAAAACTGCGGCTTACTTAGCTTTGTTTGATGATGGAAAAATTGATTTAGAAGATTCTATCAACACCAATTATGCTAGAGCTGTCTTTAATAATAATGTATTAACAGACGATGGTCATAACACACAATACACTTTCTTAAAACCAGCAAAAGCATTAGCAATTTCTTCAAATGTAGCTATTGCTAAATGGTTACATTATAATTATAAAGATAATAAGAAAAAATTCTATACTAAATTATCTCAATTTGGATTGACAGATAAAACGCATATTGAAATTGAAGGAGAACCACAACCTTTTATTAGAAATCCAGAAGAGTGGAGTTTTATGTCTCTTCCTTGGATGGCTCATGGTTACGAAGTCAAATTTACGCCACTACAAATTCTTACATTCTACAATGCTATTGCCAATAAAGGCACTAGAATGCAACCTTACTTGGTGCAAAGTATTACAGAAAATAATAAAACTATCGAGTCATTTTCGCCAAAGAGTAATAAAACTAAAATATGTTCTGAAAAGGCAGCCAACTATGCTACACAAATTTTGTTGGCAGTGGTCGAAGACAGTAAAGGTACAGGTAGAAAAATTCGTACACCATTTTATCGTATTGCTGGTAAAACAGGTACAGCTAAAATGAGTTTCGATAATAAAGGTTATACCAATAAAAATTTATCAACTTTTGTAGGATTTTTTCCAGCAGACAATCCATTGTATTCATGCATAGTAACTATTGCTGGTGTAGAAGGAGAACATACTTCTGGTGGTGCTATTGCTGCTCCAGTATTTAAAACTATTGCAGATAAAATTATCACATCAAATATTAAAAATAATAAAGCAATTAATAAAGATACATTATATGCTTATGTAAATCCACCAATATTTTCTGCTAATAAATTCGATGCATTACAAATCATTGGCTTCTTTAACAATACATCGCCACAAGTTAATAATAATTGGAATTTTATTGATGTGAAGTTTAATAATAAAAATAGTACTAATGTTATTGCTGTTCAAGATGAAGATAAAAAAGTACCAAATGTAAAAGGCATGCTAATAGATGATGCTTTAAGCTTACTAGAAAATAAAGGATTAAGAGTGGTATTTACAGGAAAAGGAAAAGTGTTCAATCAATCATTAAGTGCTGGTTTACCAATTATAAAAAATAATTTAATATTATTAGAATTAAAATAA
- a CDS encoding UDP-N-acetylmuramoyl-L-alanyl-D-glutamate--2,6-diaminopimelate ligase codes for MKKLQDILSNISTIKIIGNTNIVINKLQLDSRLITTNDVYIAIKGVAVDGHQFINQTIEKGAIAVVVENLPETINNNITYIQVEDARKTTALLATNYYNNPSTKLQLVGVTGTNGKTTIATLIFELYKNNGNKVGLLSTIENKINDTVIPSTHTTPNPIILNQLLAQMVDEGCTYCFMEVSSHAADQDRIAGLQFKGALFTNISHDHLDYHKDFNHYITAKKKFFDQLPNNAFAIVNADDKRGLVMLQNTNAKKLTAAIKSDADYKFTILENTFLGLVLKYKQYDIHTHLVGRFNAYNLLLIFAACVELGMDEQEALSQISKLKTAEGRFDTLRSNHNLIGIVDYAHTPDALKNVLDTINEIRTGNEKVICVVGCGGNRDKTKRPEMALIASQLSAKSIFTADNPRNEDADTIIDEMRKGVPPQNFNKVLAITNRKEAIRAAVSLANPNDIILVAGKGHEKYQEINGVKHPFDDKAILQSAFKEMNK; via the coding sequence TTGAAAAAACTACAAGACATATTATCCAATATTTCTACTATAAAAATTATAGGCAATACTAATATTGTAATCAACAAACTACAATTAGATTCTCGTTTAATTACCACAAACGATGTTTATATTGCTATTAAAGGTGTAGCAGTAGATGGTCATCAATTTATCAATCAAACAATAGAAAAAGGTGCTATTGCAGTGGTAGTAGAAAATTTACCAGAAACTATCAATAATAATATTACTTATATTCAAGTAGAAGATGCTAGAAAAACAACAGCACTTTTAGCTACCAACTACTACAATAATCCATCTACAAAATTACAATTAGTTGGTGTTACTGGTACCAACGGAAAAACGACTATTGCTACATTGATTTTTGAATTATATAAAAATAATGGAAATAAAGTCGGGCTACTATCTACTATTGAAAATAAAATTAACGATACAGTAATTCCATCTACACATACTACACCAAATCCAATTATACTAAATCAATTATTAGCTCAAATGGTTGATGAAGGTTGTACATATTGCTTTATGGAAGTCAGTTCTCATGCAGCAGATCAAGATAGAATTGCTGGTTTGCAATTTAAAGGTGCTTTGTTTACAAATATCTCACATGACCACTTAGATTATCACAAAGATTTTAATCACTACATCACTGCTAAGAAAAAATTCTTCGACCAATTGCCAAACAATGCTTTTGCTATTGTCAATGCAGATGATAAAAGAGGCTTGGTAATGCTACAAAATACCAATGCTAAAAAACTAACAGCAGCTATAAAATCAGATGCAGATTATAAGTTCACTATATTAGAAAATACATTCTTAGGATTAGTATTAAAATATAAACAATATGATATTCATACACATCTTGTAGGTCGATTTAATGCTTATAATTTACTACTCATTTTTGCTGCTTGTGTTGAGTTAGGTATGGATGAACAAGAAGCATTGAGTCAGATTTCTAAACTAAAAACTGCAGAAGGCAGATTCGATACTTTGCGTTCCAACCATAATTTAATAGGAATTGTAGATTATGCACATACACCAGATGCACTTAAAAATGTTCTAGATACTATCAACGAAATTAGAACAGGTAATGAAAAAGTAATTTGTGTTGTAGGTTGTGGTGGAAACAGAGATAAAACTAAAAGACCAGAAATGGCACTCATTGCTTCGCAGTTAAGTGCTAAAAGTATTTTCACAGCAGACAATCCAAGAAACGAAGATGCTGATACTATTATAGATGAAATGAGAAAAGGTGTGCCGCCACAAAATTTCAATAAAGTATTGGCTATTACTAATCGAAAAGAGGCAATAAGAGCTGCAGTAAGCTTAGCAAATCCTAATGATATTATTCTCGTTGCAGGTAAAGGTCACGAAAAATATCAAGAAATCAACGGTGTAAAACATCCTTTTGATGATAAAGCAATATTGCAATCAGCTTTTAAAGAAATGAATAAGTAA
- a CDS encoding phospho-N-acetylmuramoyl-pentapeptide-transferase, whose translation MLYHIFDFFQKQYDITGGDLVKFISFRAAMAILLSLVISMIIGKSVIKWLQRMQIGESVRDLGLEGQIQKKGTPTMGGVIIIAAIVIPTLLFAKLNNVYVILLLIATLWMGAIGFIDDYIKVFKKDKEGLRGKFKILAQVILGLIVGLVLYFHNDVRVKDFNAVYEYNINPVTNDVDNWKEPIAVSSSSTIMYKDKGIRVGDKFLSHETQAVETNVPFFKNNQLDYAKILKPFIKNYTKWGWLIYIPIVIFIITSVSNAANLTDGIDGLASGVSAIVVITLAVFAYVSGNINLADYLNILYIPESGEVVIICAAIIGACIGFLWYNAFPAQVFMGDTGSLMLGGVIATIAIIVRKELLLPVLCGVFVAENLSVIIQVAYFKYTKKKYGEGKRVFLMSPLHHHFQKKGMHESKIVTRFWIVSILLAVITFVTLKIR comes from the coding sequence ATGTTATATCATATATTTGATTTTTTTCAGAAACAATACGACATCACTGGTGGTGACTTAGTAAAATTTATCAGCTTTAGAGCTGCAATGGCAATCTTATTGTCTTTGGTTATTTCTATGATTATTGGCAAGAGTGTAATCAAATGGTTACAAAGAATGCAAATAGGAGAGAGTGTTCGTGATTTAGGTCTAGAAGGTCAAATTCAAAAAAAAGGTACGCCAACTATGGGTGGTGTAATCATTATTGCTGCAATTGTAATTCCAACTTTATTGTTTGCTAAATTAAATAATGTATATGTAATATTGTTATTAATTGCTACACTTTGGATGGGAGCTATTGGTTTTATTGATGATTATATTAAAGTTTTCAAAAAAGATAAAGAAGGATTAAGAGGTAAGTTTAAAATTTTAGCTCAAGTTATTTTAGGACTCATTGTTGGCTTGGTATTATACTTCCATAATGATGTTAGAGTAAAAGACTTTAATGCAGTTTATGAATATAATATTAATCCTGTAACTAATGATGTAGACAATTGGAAAGAACCTATAGCTGTTTCTTCTAGCTCTACAATTATGTATAAAGACAAAGGCATTAGAGTAGGCGATAAGTTCTTATCACACGAAACTCAAGCTGTAGAAACCAATGTACCTTTCTTTAAAAATAATCAATTAGATTATGCTAAAATATTAAAACCTTTTATTAAAAATTATACAAAGTGGGGTTGGTTAATTTATATTCCTATAGTTATTTTTATAATAACTTCAGTATCAAATGCAGCCAATCTTACTGATGGAATTGATGGATTAGCTTCTGGCGTTTCTGCAATTGTAGTAATAACACTTGCTGTTTTTGCTTATGTTTCTGGTAATATCAATCTAGCAGATTATCTAAATATCTTATATATTCCAGAGTCTGGAGAAGTCGTAATTATTTGTGCTGCTATCATTGGTGCGTGTATTGGTTTCTTGTGGTACAATGCTTTTCCTGCTCAGGTTTTTATGGGAGATACAGGCAGTTTAATGCTAGGTGGTGTTATTGCAACTATTGCAATTATTGTTAGAAAAGAATTATTACTTCCAGTTCTATGTGGTGTTTTTGTAGCAGAAAATTTATCAGTAATTATTCAAGTAGCTTATTTTAAATATACGAAAAAGAAATATGGAGAAGGTAAACGCGTGTTTTTAATGTCGCCATTACATCACCATTTTCAGAAAAAAGGAATGCACGAATCTAAAATTGTTACTCGTTTTTGGATTGTAAGTATTCTATTAGCAGTAATCACATTTGTAACATTAAAAATTAGATAA
- the murD gene encoding UDP-N-acetylmuramoyl-L-alanine--D-glutamate ligase, whose protein sequence is MSKNIVILGGGESGVGAALLAQQKGYTVFVSDFNLIKDKYKEELNKYNIPFEDKQHTTEKILQSNIVVKSPGIPNKAPIIQQIKANNISIVSEIEFAAQYTNATIIAITGSNGKTTTTALIYHILNKAEFDVALAGNIGDSFAKKVWERDYQYFVLEISSFQLDDIQHFKPHIAIITNITEDHLDRYNYDVQNYIDAKFNITKNQTNSDYLIYNIDDPYTINNLNKYNIQSKLIPFSYYKQLEEGGFVNNNELIIQLNKNNFSMSLNELSIQGIHNTYNSLAAGISAKILDVRNEKTRESFQDFKNMDHRLEYVISVRHIDFINDSKATNVNSTWFALESMTKPTVLLLGGVDKGNDYTLIKDLVKEKVKAIICIGEDNETLHQAFSDVVGYIVDSKDMEDAVKLAYNIADKGDVVLLSPCCASFDRFDNYEDRGNQFKKFVRSL, encoded by the coding sequence ATGAGTAAAAATATAGTCATATTAGGTGGAGGCGAAAGTGGAGTTGGTGCTGCTTTATTAGCACAGCAAAAGGGCTATACTGTTTTTGTATCTGATTTTAATTTAATTAAAGACAAATATAAAGAGGAATTAAATAAATATAATATTCCTTTTGAAGATAAACAACATACTACCGAAAAAATACTACAATCAAACATTGTTGTAAAAAGTCCAGGCATTCCAAATAAAGCGCCAATTATTCAACAAATAAAAGCAAATAATATTTCTATAGTGTCAGAAATTGAGTTTGCTGCTCAATATACCAATGCTACTATTATTGCTATAACTGGTTCTAATGGAAAAACAACAACTACAGCTTTAATTTATCACATATTGAATAAAGCAGAATTTGATGTAGCACTTGCTGGCAATATTGGCGATAGCTTTGCTAAAAAAGTTTGGGAAAGAGATTATCAATATTTCGTGCTAGAAATCAGTAGCTTTCAGTTAGATGATATTCAACACTTCAAACCACACATCGCTATCATTACTAATATCACAGAAGACCATTTAGATAGATACAACTACGATGTTCAAAACTACATCGATGCAAAATTTAATATCACTAAAAATCAAACCAATTCAGATTATCTAATTTATAATATAGACGATCCATATACAATTAATAATTTAAATAAATATAATATACAATCAAAATTAATTCCTTTTTCTTATTATAAACAATTAGAAGAAGGTGGTTTTGTAAACAATAACGAATTAATTATCCAACTCAATAAAAATAATTTTAGTATGTCATTAAACGAATTAAGCATTCAAGGAATTCACAATACCTACAATTCTTTGGCAGCAGGTATTTCCGCAAAAATTTTAGATGTAAGAAACGAAAAAACAAGAGAGAGTTTTCAAGATTTTAAAAACATGGACCATCGTTTAGAGTATGTCATTTCTGTAAGGCATATCGATTTTATCAACGATTCTAAAGCTACCAATGTTAACTCTACTTGGTTTGCTCTCGAATCTATGACTAAACCAACGGTGCTTTTGCTTGGTGGTGTAGACAAAGGAAACGATTATACGCTCATCAAAGATTTAGTTAAAGAAAAAGTAAAAGCTATTATTTGTATTGGCGAAGATAACGAAACGCTACATCAAGCATTTAGCGATGTTGTTGGTTATATTGTCGACTCAAAAGACATGGAAGATGCTGTAAAATTAGCATATAATATTGCAGATAAAGGCGATGTCGTTTTACTTTCTCCATGTTGTGCTAGTTTCGATAGATTTGATAATTACGAGGATAGAGGCAATCAATTCAAAAAATTTGTTCGTTCACTTTAA
- a CDS encoding FtsW/RodA/SpoVE family cell cycle protein: protein MIKNLINNIKGDKYIWYIIVALSIFSLLLVYSSTRSLAYKGANLGTEYFLLRHGFYLCLGWAVIYFVHRLDHRYFSRIAQLLAILSVPLLLYTMFFGVTRNEASRWVEIPVIGITFQASDFAKLALIMFTARTLSKKQGEIKNFKEVSINLMLPIVGICALILVDNFSTAMILFMTCMVILFIGRVSVKYMMAIAFAGIVALSAVFTFSWFFRPDHGRADVWLHRVESWMNPDYSSDEFFQQKQANIAMAKGGIFRIAPGKSTQCNFLPDAFSDFIFATLIEEYGLIGGAFVLFLYLFFLYRVILLVKKSPRAFGALMAVGLGVSITLQAVIHMGVNVHLLPNTGITLPFISWGGTSILFNSFALGIILSVSSFVEEREAEKPVKTRRRKQKLEEIG from the coding sequence ATGATTAAAAATTTAATAAATAATATTAAAGGAGATAAATATATTTGGTATATTATTGTAGCACTAAGTATATTTTCTTTGCTATTGGTATATAGCTCTACTAGGTCTTTGGCTTATAAAGGAGCTAACCTTGGCACCGAATATTTTTTATTAAGACATGGTTTCTATTTGTGTTTGGGTTGGGCGGTAATTTATTTCGTTCACAGATTAGACCATCGTTATTTTTCAAGAATTGCTCAGTTGTTGGCAATACTTTCAGTACCACTTTTATTATATACAATGTTTTTTGGTGTTACTAGAAATGAAGCAAGTCGTTGGGTAGAAATTCCTGTTATCGGAATTACTTTTCAAGCTTCTGATTTTGCTAAACTAGCACTCATTATGTTTACAGCAAGAACTTTATCAAAAAAACAAGGAGAGATTAAAAATTTTAAAGAAGTAAGTATCAACTTAATGTTGCCAATTGTAGGTATTTGTGCACTCATTTTAGTCGATAATTTTTCAACAGCCATGATTCTATTTATGACTTGTATGGTCATTTTATTCATTGGTCGCGTAAGTGTAAAGTATATGATGGCAATTGCTTTTGCAGGAATCGTAGCATTATCAGCTGTCTTTACTTTCTCTTGGTTTTTCAGACCAGACCATGGTAGAGCCGATGTTTGGTTACATCGTGTTGAGTCTTGGATGAATCCTGATTATAGTTCTGATGAATTTTTCCAACAGAAACAAGCCAATATTGCTATGGCTAAAGGTGGAATTTTTAGAATTGCTCCAGGAAAAAGTACGCAATGCAACTTCTTACCAGATGCTTTTTCTGATTTTATTTTTGCTACATTAATAGAAGAGTACGGATTAATAGGTGGAGCATTTGTTTTATTTTTATATCTTTTCTTTTTATATAGGGTGATACTATTAGTCAAGAAAAGTCCAAGGGCTTTTGGTGCTTTAATGGCAGTCGGACTAGGAGTCAGTATTACACTTCAAGCAGTAATACACATGGGTGTAAATGTACACCTATTACCCAACACAGGAATTACTTTACCTTTTATAAGTTGGGGAGGAACAAGTATTTTATTCAACTCTTTTGCATTAGGAATAATATTAAGCGTAAGCAGTTTTGTAGAAGAAAGAGAAGCAGAAAAACCAGTTAAAACAAGAAGGAGAAAACAAAAATTAGAAGAAATTGGATAA